gagggcattgaagaggatgaagagtgtaaaggcagtcggtcctgatgatatacctgtagaggtttggaagtgtctaggagaggtggcggtagagtttctgactgggttgttcaacaggatcttagattgtgagaagatgcctgaggagtggaggagaagtgtgctggtgcccatctttaagaacaagggagatgtgcagagttgtggcaactacagaggaataaagctgatgagccatacaatgaagttatgggagagagtagtggaagctagactaagggcagaagtgaacatttgtgagcagcagtatggtttcatgccgaaacagagtactacatttgcaatatttgctttgaggatgttgatagagaagtacagagaaggccaaacggagctgcattgtgtttttgtagatctggagaaagctgatgacagggtacccagagaggaactgtggtattgtatgaggaagtctggagtggcagagaagtatgttagagcggtgcaggacatgtatgaggactgtaagacagtggtgaggtgtgctgtaggtgtgacagaggagttcaaggtggaggtgggactgcatcagggatcagctctgagccccttcttgttgctatggtgatggacaggctgacagacgaggttagacaggaatctccatggactatgatgtttacagatgacattgtgatctgcagtgagagcaggaaacaggtggaggagaagctagagaggtggaggtttgtcctggaaaggagaggaatgaaggttagctgcagtaagacagagtacatgtgtgtgaatgagagggacccaagtggaagagtgaggttacagggagaagagatcaagaaggtggaggattttaagtatttagggtcaacagtccagagcaatggagagtgtggaaaagaggtgaagaagcgtgtccaggcaggatggaacgggtggaggaaagtgtcaggtgtgatgtgtgatagaagagtttcagctaaaatgaaaggaaaggtgtacaaaactgtggtgagaccagcgatgttgtttggtctagagacagtgtcactgaggaaaagacaggagacagagctggaggtagcagagatgaagatgctgaggttctctctgggagtgaccaggatggataggatcaggaatgagtacatcaagggacagcacatgttagaggttgtggagataaagtcagagaggccagactgagatggtttggacatgtccagaggagagatagtgaatatattggtagaaggatgctgagttttgaactgccaggcaggaggcctagaggaagaccaaagaggaggtttatggatgtaatgaaagaggacatgaaggtagttggtgtgagagaagaggacacagaagaaaaggttagatggaggcaaccgatatatatatatatatatatatatatatatatatatatatatatatatatgtgtgtgtgtgtgtgtgtgtgtgtgtatatatatatatatatatatatatatatatatatatatatatatatatatatgtgtgtgtgtgtgtgtgtgtgtgtgtatatatatatatatatatacacacacacacacacacacacacacacacatatatatatatatatatatatatatatatatattcatatattccttcaattattttaattttctttgtcattctACTGTTCCCctcattttgtaatttaaatttagtaTCCATTGACATCATAAATAATTGAGATAGATATTTCTTCTCTGCATCCGTTCATCTATGTTGTAAAATCAGTTTTACTCCCTTTGGATAATATCACACAGTGTACACTTTCTGTTTGCTGACTGTCATGCGTGTACTTTAACAGTACAAACCTTGATATGTTTGTCCCTTCAGCCTGTTCAACAGCTGACACACATCCAATATTCCCATCTTGTTTAGCTTTCTCCACTAGTGTTGAACTCAAAGCCTTTGACGGACAGATagagcacacaaaaacactgccAAGTGTTATAACACAGCCAGCAGTAACTTTACCTCTGCTTTCCCAATAATTCTCTTTGCTTTGGAGTCCTGCCAAGTGTCGTTTACCTGAAATGTGTGTAGAAATGAACTCAGAACCCGTGTCATGTGTTGGTTTGTGGGTTCAGGGCTGTGAATAAATGGGGGTTTGGAAGatcaagagaaagaaaaaaaatcttatcagACAGACTTCAAGAGACTTGAACTTGAATGGAGTTCAAGATTTCTGACTGGGTGCCAACAAGGAGACAAAACATGGAAGTCATTAAATCTTTATGAAGAATCCATTCAAGCAGAAACAGCTATCACAACACAGTCCCACAACAATTCCCATCGCCAATgactaaaaaaatacaaaaaaagagagattttttgacatttaaatttatttacatggtaaacaaatacaaaagttAAAGTAACATTTTGAAAGGAGAATCCTCTAAATTTGAAGATTCCTAAAGTAAAAACCTCTTTGCCGCTTGTCAAACTACCACTTCTACTTCACCCTGGAAATCTTGGAATTGTGTCTTTATCATCAGTAGTAGAGCAGCAAAGATATGATTTTCTATAATGTTATGCCGTTTTCTGTTCCCCatccttttaattttaattctctTTCAGCTCTTTGCTTTGTCTCCTACGACTCCTGAGGGAAACCAGCGGACCATGaggggaaacaaacaaacaaacaaacaaacaaacaaacaaacaaacaaacaaattaatattGTGAGACAACACCGCATGAGATGATTATGGTGGTCTCACCTGCAAGGcaatggatggataaataaataaataaagttagttCTGCCCCAGACAGACCTGGGAGTCAACACATCGGGTAGTTGACCGCTGATCGAGAccatcaacacaaaaacactcacagcatagctgtgtgtgtgtgtgtgtccgtgtgtgtgtgtgtgtgtgtgtgtgtgtgtgtgtgttagtgtttgtgtttttcatagtTAGAATACAATGGACATTTTGAGTGTTAGGTTGCTTGTTTACCCAAAAATCCATCATTGAAActattatttaataattcttTTGGTGATTGTGGTCTGCAAATCCATACAAAATTTGtgggaaggtttttttttctcaatctcTACTCTTAAAGCATTCATTAAAGGTCTTGTTTGATGGGAAATTTTATAATTCAGTGGTTAATTCAAGTAAAACCTCAAAGATATAAAGGATTAATTACTTCCCTGAATGTAACAAGGCCGCTAAGGTATGAAATGAACTTCATggaggaaaaaatatttcagaaatatataagaattaaagaataaataagCTTAATGAAACTCATTTAGTAGAAAATTGTccaatattttagaaaatatacTGAGTTACTTCTTACAGAATAGGAAGACTTGAAAATATCAGCTGAAACCTATATGTGAACCTGTATATAACAAAGATTACAAACTGTTAAAGTTAACTGCTTTTGAATTAGTTTTTTCCAACTGATACAGTATTGTGCATATATTGATTGAAGAAGTAAAAGTAGTTTCAGCATAAAATCACTCCATTAAGGTTCTAGAGGTTTTAGAGGCAGGATGCGGCCgggggtagcgctgttgcctcacagcaaaggATCAACTCTTTCCTGCGGCGTACAGTCACCGacagctggcatctcatccagggtgtaccccgcctctcacccataTCCAGCtgaaataggctccagcagaaccgTGACTCACAAGGCAgagagcagctgaagacaaggaTGAGGTGCTAGAGGACTGGACCCTACTGTGGCTCTGGACAAAGTGAATATGTAGTTTAGAGTCACATTAATCCACGGACTTTCTCAAGTTTTATTGAATTCTTCCTCAgatccatctattcatcaatAGATGGTATCaatatcatcattatcattcacTCATAGCCAACCCCCTTGACTGAGATAGTTTAGACACCCCTTGAAAAAAGTGCTTTTTTAGTAAGAGACAGTGCACTTCTTTTCCAACTCTGGACATATTTAAGATGAGTAAATATGCATTAAAAACTGAACAGTTTTAAAATCTAACATTATTTAGTCTTCGACATGTATCTACAATCTGCCTTTTATTTCCCCAGCAGCATCTTTTCTCCATGTGATCCAAGTTCTGGTACCCAGCCTCATGGATGGGACCCACCATAcaccataaaaaacaaaacatgtcattATGCAATTTTCAGTCCAACTCttgcaaaaaatgaacaaaaaagactaaaaaataCCATCAGTTATAACTGGAAAGAGGCATGTCACCCAAAATGGATTTTGTGCCTTGGCTTTAGAATTTCCAATCGTTGGCACCCCCTAGTGgcagaaaacaacaactgaacTAAGAAAGTCGTCAAGATGTGCCTTGACAATGAGAAACAGCACTTCATGCTTTACACCAGTGATGTGCGATCagtgcctcacctgccatcatgaaaaaaaaaaggaaatggaagaaataaatccaATGGTTATATTAATCCAGTgctgtgtattataaagttagaGAGAGAGTTGTGTGATATAGTCAATGTGACTATTCTTACATTACTGTTTTACTGTTGAATGGGTTGAAAACAATAAGAATTCAGTGACAAATATTTTGGCATTTTGGAACAAAACAGCACCCTTTCTGTGtcggagcagcagaggaagtaTTTCATCAGTCACATGCATTTTCCAGAAATTCTCACTTCCTGGTTGTCttgaaaacaatgttttaaaagGAAACTGTATTTTAGGAAGTACAACCATTTCCTATTTTACTTTGGAGTACTTTGAGAGTACAGTATAGAGAAAGGACTGCCgaataaaaatagaatattgaatttaaaaaaaaccccattcaTTACAAAAGACAGCATGctcataaaatacatttgaataagcCCAGAAAGATGTTTGTATTTAGAGTCTCTCTGTTTAGTCGTATAAtcataaagaaaacacacaagagatgatatttttttctattctattgTTTGGCCACAGTTTTGATGGAACTGATGTTGTTGTCTGTCGTCTGGCTCGACTGTAAAGCTTCCTGTTCTTTTCTACATGTGATAAACCGTCTCTGTATCTTCACATATGCTTTCCTGATCTTTGGTATTTTGAATGCATATACAACTGGGTTTACAGCTGAGTTAGCATGGGACAGCAGGATGCCGACATAGAAAGCTGTCACCGGTACGACGTTCGGTCCACCGAAGTAAGCAATGCAGTTCATTATGTGAAGAGGGAGCCATGACAGGGCGAACAGAGCCAAGACCAGAGACAGAGATGCTGCcagctctttctctttcctcaaGTAGCTTTGACACTGGGATTGGAAAGCACTGCCTGGTTTCTTGCGCAGGTTTGCTCtgatagtgcagaaaatatagCCGTACAAAACAGTCATCACCAGCAGAGGGATGAGGTTGCATATAAAAAACAATAAGTAAACCAGGTAAGACAAAGGGATCACTGTTATAAAGCGGCAGACGATAGTAGAGTTGGACAGGGGGTCATGGTTATTCCATCCCAGCATGGGGGCAAAACTCAGAGTTGCTGCAACCAGCCAACACGCTGCCACCACAAGCCAAGAATGCCTCTGTGTTACAGTCATTTTGTACCTAAAGGGAAAACAACGTGATCATTATGATCAATactttctgatttatttttgtgttctgaccaaagtaaaaaacaaacattttattatta
This sequence is a window from Antennarius striatus isolate MH-2024 chromosome 5, ASM4005453v1, whole genome shotgun sequence. Protein-coding genes within it:
- the LOC137594937 gene encoding adenosine receptor A1-like; translation: MKVGEIIYTLLEVLIAVGCCLGNMLVILALWTSRSIQQPTFCLIVCLAVADFMVGCVAIPMAVLVDGRVETSFHGCVFISCVVILLTLVSVLSLAAIAVDRYLRVVIPLRYKMTVTQRHSWLVVAACWLVAATLSFAPMLGWNNHDPLSNSTIVCRFITVIPLSYLVYLLFFICNLIPLLVMTVLYGYIFCTIRANLRKKPGSAFQSQCQSYLRKEKELAASLSLVLALFALSWLPLHIMNCIAYFGGPNVVPVTAFYVGILLSHANSAVNPVVYAFKIPKIRKAYVKIQRRFITCRKEQEALQSSQTTDNNISSIKTVAKQ